Proteins co-encoded in one Micropterus dolomieu isolate WLL.071019.BEF.003 ecotype Adirondacks linkage group LG19, ASM2129224v1, whole genome shotgun sequence genomic window:
- the LOC123957375 gene encoding uncharacterized protein LOC123957375 has product MKPVSYQSMPSSVNGGHPNLALDRVLSTSNVMYCDKCGFASTDAAVFKKHMIEHMGTRFYCFYCNNVSFSEAELNAHLKQHTAKYPFKCPHCGQGYMRRLCLVKHIDRLHSKSISQGPAKPGTTKNSHIPVSSALPSVPSADPSSLLPAVRVKIPTPSAAAVRLGKDEQRGKTLDANASNATNGNAELYTPLNGLIQHNRALTVSLPEEVTIPAGCLVELVEVKTVNGTKELKLRLVSQQENESVIKDTRTTVSQNAALGKPLSSTLHYPNTVKSMSLGTCTINRKQCETKTLNVERPAVVPANISKNLQNQVSKDKGGLKRTSQEIINLECHTVVPNKVPKSILNPVREGNSGIKVTQREPVNHNAAPPTITSVRVVNRLTSTPHPQNMGACVSQRAVDERKTLIPEHSKSIPPRRSSEIKSLPQDVSVSVKMEPGEICPKNSTSKIRKEAIGLNQQSLKSASPSLSVPIAAAAQAVSVCKDNVANPSFSLPRTVTEPSSVKTPVLSNRTNSKISTWNQEVGSNERAGEGDVPESFPVISSVFSLSQQPEDVQGSIQPLVMALRGIVMDKSNSSGGTTREHTRITNSTEQVKEAPTSGYCSQVATKERAFTRDLLLTELTSESVKVEEHDKGIQHPHALPHNLTNVKVEKKSTTPKDNNKCSHTFHKPSTAEEAVSKIATHVDASGTADSPQQTAKSEQDISSKFLTVSLKRVQVGVWKKSKKGLKLRISKYKTQVPMASLADCTVIYPMPLKVDQLVKRPGPYQPVVVLNHPKPRAPIQGVRADTLAETGASEVVPKCQILKMRLSKVMGQKYEVMGCTVGVSP; this is encoded by the exons ATGAAGCCTGTCAGCTATCAAAGCATGCCATCGTCTGTGAACGGTGGACACCCGAATTTGGCTTTGGATCGTGTATTGAGCACGTCAAACGTGATGTATTGTGACAAATGTGGATTTGCATCTACAGACGCAGCAGTGTTCAAGAAGCACATGATCGAGCATATGGGGACGcggttttactgtttttattgtaaCAATGTCTCATTCAGTGAGGCAGAGTTAAATGCTCACCTGAAGCAACACACTGCAAAGTATCCTTTCAAATGTCCCCACTGTGGACAGGGGTATATGAGGAGGCTGTGCCTTGTGAAGCACATTGATCGTTTGCATAGTAAAAGCATTAGTCAAGGACCTGCTAAGCCTGGCACCACAAAAAATTCACATATTCCTGTCTCCAGTGCCTTACCAAGTGTGCCCTCTGCTGATCCATCATCTCTTCTACCAGCTGTTCGGGTAAAAATACCTACCCCGAGTGCAGCTGCAGTCAGACTGGGTAAAGATGAACAGAGGGGGAAAACACTGGACGCAAATGCATCAAATGCCACTAATGGTAATGCAGAACTTTATACCCCTTTGAATGGACTCATTCAGCACAACAGGGCCCTAACGGTCTCTCTTCCAGAGGAAGTAACTATCCCTGCTGGGTGTTTGGTTGAACTTGTTGAGGTGAAAACTGTCAATGGGACAAAGGAGCTAAAGCTGAGGCTCGTCTCTCAACAAGAAAATGAGTCTGTGATAAAAGACACAAGGACCACAGTCTCTCAAAATGCTGCACTGGGTAAGCCACTCTCATCCACATTACATTATCCAAACACTGTGAAGTCTATGAGTTTGGGGACGTGCACCATTAACAGGAAACAGTGTGAAACAAAGACTCTGAATGTGGAGCGTCCTGCTGTAGTCCCAGCCAATATCTCCAAAAACCTCCAGAATCAAGTAAGCAAAGACAAAGGTGGATTGAAAAGAACGTCACAAGAAATAATCAACTTGGAATGCCACACAGTCGTCCCAAACAAGGTTCCCAAAAGCATCCTGAATCCTGTAAGAGAAGGAAATAGTGGGATCAAAGTTACACAGAGAGAACCTGTGAACCATAATGCAGCTCCGCCCACTATTACCTCCGTCAGGGTTGTCAACAGGTTGACTAGCACCCCGCATCCACAAAACATGGGAGCTTGTGTTTCTCAGAGAGCAGTGGATGAGAGAAAGACTTTAATTCCAGAGCATTCCAAGAGCATCCCACCCAGGAGGTCAAGTGAAATAAAAAGCCTTCCTCAAGATGTGTCGGTGTCTGTTAAGATGGAACCCGGGGAGATCTGCCCTAAGAACAGCACTTCAAAAATAAGGAAAGAGGCGATAGGCTTGAACCAGCAAAGTTTGAAATCAGCTTCTCCATCCTTGAGTGTTCCCATTGCTGCAGCGGCCCAAGCAGTTTCAGTTTGTAAGGATAATGTTGCAAATCCATCCTTTTCATTACCCAGGACTGTAACTGAGCCCTCATCAGTCAAAACACCTGTGCTTTCTAATCGCACAAATTCTAAGATCTCAACTTGGAACCAGGAAGTCGGATCCAATGAGAGAGCTGGAGAGGGAGATGTGCCTGAAAGTTTTCCGGTCATCTCTTCCGTGTTTTCATTAAGTCAACAACCGGAGGACGTGCAAGGCTCCATTCAACCACTGGTAATGGCTCTGCGTGGTATAGTGATGGATAAAAGTAACAGTTCTGGTGGTACAACTCGAGAGCATACCAGGATAACAAACAGCACAGAGCAGGTGAAGGAGGCGCCGACATCAGGGTACTGTTCTCAGGTGGCCACAAAAGAGAGAGCCTTCACCCGCGACCTTCTGTTGACAGAGCTGACCAGTGAGTCTGTAAAAGTAGAGGAGCATGATAAGGGTATTCAGCACCCTCATGCACTGCCCCACAACCTAACCAATGTCAAGGTGGAAAAAAAGAGCACTAcgccaaaagacaataataa atgCAGTCACACCTTCCACAAACCTTCCACAGCTGAGGAAGCTGTCTCTAAAATTGCCACACATGTAGATGCGTCTGGGACGGCAGACTCTCCGCAGCAAACGGCAAAAAGTGAACAGGACATCTCCTCTAAGTTCCTGACTGTGTCTCTGAAAAGGGTTCAAGTAGGCGTTTGGAAAAAAAGCAAGAAGGGACTGAAACTTAGAATATCCAAATACAAGACTCAGGTGCCTATGGCAAGTCTAGCTGACTGTACAGTTATTTACCCAATGCCGCTGAAGGTGGACCAACTGGTGAAACGACCAGGGCCGTACCAGCCTGTGGTGGTGCTCAATCACCCAAAGCCCCGGGCCCCCATACAGGGAGTGAGAGCAGACACTTTAGCTGAAACAGGAGCCTCTGAGGTGGTTCCAAAGTGCCAAATCTTAAAAATGAGGCTGAGCAAAGTGATGGGGCAGAAGTATGAGGTGATGGGGTGCACTGTTGGAGTGTCTCCGTGA
- the LOC123957721 gene encoding cytokine-dependent hematopoietic cell linker isoform X2 → MSAGNSSILPREIPLTSGPAVNRDLKPGRRKTRLHKRLPPVQPEAQPSHRRSPSPPPLTLPLANNFPRLALHEPCRRVGQRATKKAEFSSHTKGLQSVESVSALHNNQRHSLDLETHDIEKRSQQNLERVSSKRHHHEWPQTKEDFDQHDFVPMEKPQQTNCEEDWYVGACNRADAEHALHLVNKDGAFLVRDCSINSNSEPFVLAVYHEKKVYNVKIRFMESTSKYVLGTRQRSTDMFDSVADIIKFHSIFPIILISGRNMTGSRYPENCVLTCPITRRDVDQLLQ, encoded by the exons ATGTCCGCT GGGAACTCCAGCATCCTACCTAGAGAAATCCCACTTACATCAG ggCCTGCTGTCAACAGAGACCTGAAGCCCGGTAGAAGAAAGACCAGATTAC ATAAGAGGTTACCACCTGTACAGCCGGAAGCCCAG CCCTCACACAG GCGCTCTCCATCACCTCCACCGTTGACCTTGCCATTAGCGAATAACTTCCCCAGACTAGCTCTACACGAACCCTGCAGGAGAGT tggaCAGAGAGCAACTAAAAAA GCAGAATTCAGTTCACATACCAAAG gtCTACAGAGTGTTGAAAGTGTTTCAGCCCTTCATAACAATCAAAGACATTCTTTGGATTTGGAGACTCACGATATAGAAAAAAG ATCACAACAAAATCTAG AAAGGGTGTCATCAAAACGTCATCACCATGAGTGGCCACAAACCAAAGAAGATTTTGACCAACATGACTTTGTTCCAATGGAAAAGCCTCAACAG ACCAACTGTGAAGAAGACTGGTATGTTGGGGCTTGTAATCGAGCAGATGCTGAACACGCTTTACACCTGGTGAACAAG GATGGGGCCTTTTTGGTACGAGACTGCTCTATCAACTCCAACAGCGAACCCTTTGTATTGGCTGTGTATCACGAGAAGAAGGTTTACAATGTAAAGATTCGGTTCATGGAGAGCACCAGCAAATACGTCCTTGGTACAAGACAACGATCAACTGAT ATGTTTGACTCTGTGGCAGATATCATCAAGTTCCACTCCATTTTCCCAATAATACTCATCAGCGGGAGAAATATGACTGGAAGCAGATACCCAGAAAACTGTGTGCTGACATGTCCAATAACGAGAAGGGATGTTGACCAGCTGCTGCAATAA